From a region of the Ammospiza caudacuta isolate bAmmCau1 chromosome 36, bAmmCau1.pri, whole genome shotgun sequence genome:
- the EPO gene encoding erythropoietin, which yields MGAAGLCSLLLPLLLLGVPGRPQPPPERPPSLCDPRVMERFILEARDAERATAGCGPHCDLPEAVAVPDPGVNFNLWRSLDAGSRAQEVARGQAALAAAVLRARELLRDPRVRPSLDRAYGAARSLARLLRGLPAPAPPPPSPPAPVRVRTLPRLLGVLSRFVRGKVRLYLADTCPR from the exons ATGGGGGCGGCGG ggctgtgctcgctgctgctgccgctgctgctgttgggggtcccggggcgcccccagcccccccccgAGCGCCCCCCCTCGCTCTGCGACCCCCGAGTGATGGAGCGCTTCATCCTGGAGGCGCGCGACGCCGAGCGCGCCACG GCCGGGTGCGGCCCCCACTGTGACCTCCCCGAGGCCGTCGCTGTCCCCGACCCCGGCGTCAACTTCAACCTGTGGCGGAGCCTGGAC GCGGGGTCCCGCGCGCAGGAGGTGGCCCGGGGCCAGGCGGCGCTGGCGGCCGCGGTGCTGCGGGCGCGGGAGCTGCTGCGGGACCCGCGGGTGCGGCCGAGCCTGGACCGAGCGTACGGAGCGGCGCGGAGCCTGGCGCGGCTGCTGCGGGGGCTGCCCGCGCCG gccccgcccccgccgtcGCCCCCCGCCCCCGTGCGGGTCCGGACCCTCCCCCGGCtcctgggggtgctgagccGCTTCGTGCGCGGGAAGGTGCGGCTCTACCTGGCCGACACCTGCCCCAGGTGA